A window of the Cryptococcus neoformans var. neoformans B-3501A chromosome 9, whole genome shotgun sequence genome harbors these coding sequences:
- a CDS encoding hypothetical protein (Match to EST gb|CF189304.1|CF189304), whose protein sequence is MSRRSRAGGAVRGPSSALTSFLAGLGVEPSHRINAWGDRSAVETPTSNGSNQHPDPANVVSDENVEAGPSRVGLGTPSLDEEGDLPVGFKRERGTNGDEDYKAKRVRAASIDSDDLDADDTPVVGHSARTPKSAPQSSTNVPAGPMRPIGEFMVCGECTKRFTVTAYTKEHPTNSQTYLCVQCCYALGIDPFAKPKKAAPKKAVKKQNRAKIVHYEQRRGVNSLGDICIQLVGKYIENVEQLGDIGSINMDKVCRIICKGRRLTPETAPLFYSVERDSLDMYDCTRLTPEAFFTLANLCPNLQTLRLDLVGQMSTEVVSHWAKSLKQLKRIELHAPFLVRKEAWIELFQAAGERLEGFLVTQSPRIDRETVHQLVKNCPNLTELRLAEIGRLDSEMLKELKPLKKLRLLDISSPADSLTDDAIVDLLEAVGDSIEDLNLADNFDLTDAILPAIVKYCPRLQSLCLRNLTELTDEGVTAFFGSLQAKGHQGLRCIDMEKGHELRDSALGALIAHSGETIEWLSLLGWKEVALEALNALVRCKNLKYLDVGWCRAVNNFWVKDVLDGCHAIEQVRVWGCNELSDGVPRKKGVKVIGIETHSI, encoded by the exons ATGTCTAGACGTAGCAGAGCAGGTGGGGCAGTCCGTGGCCCATCTTCTGCCCttacttccttcttggca GGCCTCGGCGTTGAACCGTCGCATCGTATAAATGCTTGGGGAGATCGTTCCGCCGTTGAAACTCCTACTTCTAATGGGTCCAATCAACACCCTGACCCGGCAAATGTAGTCTCAGATGAGAATGTGGAGGCGGGTCCTAGCAGAGTTGGACTGGGCACACCGTCACTTGACGAAGAGGGTGACTTGCCTGTCGGGTTCaaaagagagaggggaaCAAAT GGTGATGAAGATTACAAGGCCAAACGTGTTCGAGCCGCATCTATCGATTCAGATGATCTCGATGCAGATGATACCCCTGTGGTAGGTCACAGCGCTCGAACGCCAAAATCAGCCCCTCAATCTTCAACAAATGTGCCCGCCGGCCCCATGAGACCTATCGGGGAGTTTATGGTCTGTGGAGAGTGTACCAAACGGTTTACAGTG aCGGCATACACCAAGGAACATCCTACCAATTCCCAAACATATCTATGTGTCCAGTGCTGCTATGCGTTAGGGATTGACCCCTTTGCTAAGCCCAAAAAGGCCGCTCCAAAGAAAGCAGTTAAAAAACAGAATAGGGCCAAGATTGTCCATTACGAACAAAGACGAGGAGTAAATTCTTTAGGAGACATTTGCATTCAG CTTGTAGGCAAATACATTGAGAATGTTGAGCAACTAGGCGACATTGGCAGTATCAACATGGATAAAGTCTGTAGAATTATATGCAAGGGCCGCCGATT GACGCCTGAGACCGCACCCTTGTTTTATTCCGTCGAACGCGATTCGTTGGACATGTATGATTGTACTC GTCTTACTCCAGAAGCTTTCTTCACACTGGCAAATCTTTGCCCAAATCTGCAAACATTGCGTCTTGACCTTGTCGGGCAAATGTCTACAGAAGTAGTTAGTCACTGGGCCAAGAGTCTGAAACAGCTGAAACGGATAGAACTTCATGCTCCCTTTcttgtgaggaaggaagccTGGATTGAGCTCTTCCAAGCAGCTGGGGAACGATTGGAGGGCTTCCTAGTGACTCAGTCCCCAAGGATTGACAGGGAGACAGTACACCAGTTGGTCAAGAATTGCCCGAACCTGACAGAACTAAGACTTGCAGAGATTGGCAGACTTGACAGTGAGATGCTTAAGGAACTCAAGCCCCTCAAGAAGCTCAGGCTTCTTGATATTTCTTCCCCTGCTGATTCCTTAACGGATGATGCCATCGTTGACCTGCTTGAAGCCGTAGGCGATTCCATAGAAGACCTTAATCTGGCCGACAACTTTGATTTGACCGACGCCATTCTCCCAGCTATTGTCAAATATTGCCCTCGACTCCAGTCATTATGCCTCCGCAACCTCACAGAACTTACTGACGAGGGCGTTACGGCGTTTTTCGGATCGCTCCAAGCCAAAGGTCACCAGGGCCTGCGCTGTATTGATATGGAAAAGGGTCATGAGCTTAGAGACTCTGCTTTGGGAGCTCTGATCGCTCATTCGGGCGAGACGATAGAGTGGCTGAGCCTCCTCGGTTGGAAGGAGGTGGCACTCGAGGCCCTGAATGCGTTGGTCAGATGCAAGAACCTCAAATACCTGGATGTTGGATGGTGTCGGGCGGTTAATAATTTTTGGGTCAAAGATGTGTTGGACGGATGTCATGCTATCGAACAAGTTAGAGTATGGG GTTGCAATGAATTATCTGATGGTGTGCCGCGAAAGAAAGGGGTCAAGGTGATCGGGATCGAAACGCATTCAATCTAG
- a CDS encoding hypothetical protein (Match to EST gb|CF185137.1|CF185137) translates to MLSLSRTLRSTQAINPLRSVARTTSPLLASKRFNSGKVSGPVIGIDLGTTNSCVSIYEGGAPKVLENAEGARTTPSVVAFTKDGERLVGQPARRQAVVNGENTIFATKRLIGRKFKDAEVQKDITNVPYKIVAHTNGDAWVEARGEKYSPSQIGAFVVNKMKDTASAYLGKPVKHAVITVPAYFNDSQRQATKDAGSIAGLEVLRVINEPTAAALAYGLDKNDSAVIAVYDLGGGTFDISILEMQKGVFEVKSTNGDTHLGGEDFDIALVNHILAEFKKETGIDVSGDRMAIQRIREAAEKAKCELSSAGATDVSLPYITATAEGPQHINLNLTRARFESIVKPLVDRTIEPCKKALSDAGIKASEINDVILVGGMSRMPKVVETVKSTFGREPSKGVNPDEAVAIGASIQAGVLAGNVTDILLLDVTPLSLGIETLGGVFTRLINRNTTIPTKKSQTFSTAADGQTAIQVKVYQGERELVRDNKLLGDFQLTGLPPAPKGVPQIQITFDIDADGIVNVSAIDKATNREQSMTIASSSGLSDNEIEQMVADSEKYAEADKARRLVIEEANKGESFVVDTEKSMTEFEAQLDATEREKVKKLLGELREIAAKGAAGDASVKAEDIRQALDAAQQASLGLFQKVYEKRNAESHDNNTESSESTEGEKKQ, encoded by the exons AtgctctccctctctcgaACACTCCGATCCACTCAGGCCATCAACCCCCTCCGAAGCGTCGCT AGGACGACTTCCCCCCTCCTCGCTTCCAAGCGATTCAACAGTGGCAAGGTTTCTGGTCCTGTAATTGG TATCGATCTTGGTACCACCAACTCTTGTGTTTC TATCTACGAGGGTGGCGCTCCCAAGGTGCTTGAAAATGCTGAGGGTGCTCGAACAACTCCTTCCGTCGTTGCTTTCACCAAGG ACGGCGAGCGTCTTGTCGGCCAGCCTGCTAGGCGACAGGCGGTTGTTAACGGGGAGAACACCATTTTTGCTACTAAGCG ATTAATCGGACGAAAGTTCAAGGACGCCGAGGTCCAAAAGGACATCACCAACGTCCCCTACAAGATCGTCGCTCACACCAACGGTGATGCCTGGGTTGAGGCTCGTGGTGAGAAGTACTCTCCCTCTCAAATTGGTGCTTTCGTTGTcaacaagatgaaggacaCTGCTTCTGCTTACCTCGGCAAGCCCGTTAAGCACGCCG TCATCACTGTCCCTGCTTACTTCAACGACTCTCAGCGTCAGGCTACCAAGGATGCTGGTTCCATCGCAGGTCTTGAGGTTCTTCGTGTCATCAACGAGCCTACTGCCGCTGCTCTTGCCTATGGCCTCGACAAGAACGATTCCGCGGTGATTGCTGTCTACGACTTGGGTGGTGGTACTTTCGATATCTCCATCCTTGAGATGCAGAAGGGTGTTTTCGAGGTCAAGTCCACCAACGGTGACACCCATCTTGGTGGTGAAGACTTCGACATTGCTCTTGTCAACCACATCTTGGCTGagttcaagaaggagactGGTATTGACGTTTCTGGCGACCGAATGGCTATTCAGCGAATTAGGGAAGCTGCCGAGAAGGCCAAGTGCGAGTTGTCTTCTGCCGGCGCCACCGacgtctctcttccttaCATTACTGCTACCGCGGAGGGTCCTCAGCACATCAACCTTAACCTTACCCGTGCTCGTTTCGAATCCATTGTCAAGCCTCTTGTTGACCGGACTATTGAGCCCTGTAAGAAGGCTCTTAGCGACGCTGGTATCAAGGCTTCTGAGATCAACGACGTCATTCTCGTTGGTGGTATGAGTCGAATGCCCAAGGTCGTTGAGACTGTCAAATCTACTTTCGGTAGGGAACCTAGCAAGGGTGTCAACCCTGATGAGGCCGTCGCCATCGGCGCCTCTATCCAGGCAGGTGTTCTTGCCGGTAATGTTACCgacattctccttcttgatgttacccccctttccctcggTATCGAGACTCTTGGTGGTGTCTTCACTCGTCTCATCAACCGAAACACCACTATCCCTACCAAGAAGTCCCAGACTTTCTCCACAGCCGCCGACGGTCAGACCGCCATCCAGGTTAAGGTTTACCAGGGTGAGCGAGAGTTGGTTCGAGACAACAAGCTTCTCGGTGACTTCCAGCTCACTGGCCTTCCTCCTGCACCCAAGGGTGTTCCTCAGATCCAGATCACCTTCGACATCGACGCCGACGGTATCGTTAACGTTTCTGCCATTGACAAGGCAACCAACCGTGAGCAGTCTATGACtattgcttcttcttccggtcTCTCCGACAACGAGATTGAACAAATGGTTGCCGACTCTGAGAAGTACGCCGAGGCGGACAAGGCCCGCCGACTTGTCATTGAGGAGGCCAACAAGGGCGAGAGCTTCGTCGTCGACACTGAGAAGTCCATGACCGAGTTTGAGGCTCAACTTGACGCCACTGAGCGGGAGAAGGTCAAGAAGCTTTTGGGCGAGCTTAGGGAGATCGCCGCTAAGGGCGCCGCTGGTGACGCCAGTGTCAAGGCCGAAGACATCCGACAGGCCCTTGACGCTGCTCAGCAGGCTTCTCTCGGTCTTTTCCAAAAG GTGTACGAAAAGCGAAACGCTGAATCTCATGACAACAACACCGAATCTTCCGAGTCTACCGAGGGCGAAAAGAAGCAATAA